A stretch of Rhinoderma darwinii isolate aRhiDar2 chromosome 4, aRhiDar2.hap1, whole genome shotgun sequence DNA encodes these proteins:
- the LOC142758989 gene encoding histone H3-like centromeric protein A, which produces MKPPQKSSSRRKSAQPQKKPAAPPQSPPSSGETSHRPSTQRRRRYRPGARALMEIRKYQKSTNLLIQKTPFFHLVREICLKYSRGVFYYWQSTALMALQEVSISYNALSM; this is translated from the exons atgaaaccaccccagaaaagctcgtcccgcaggaagtcggcgcagccacagaagaaacctgcagctcctcctcaatctccgccaa gtagtggggaaacaagtcacagaccgagcacacaacgaagaagacgctaccgcccaggagcccgtgcactgatggaaataagaaagtaccaaaaatcaaccaatctgctcattcagaaaaccccgtttttccacctg gtgagagagatctgcctgaagtattcccgcggcgtgttttactactggcaaagcaccgcacttatggcgctacaagaggtcagtatctcatacaatgcactgtccatgtaa